From Topomyia yanbarensis strain Yona2022 chromosome 1, ASM3024719v1, whole genome shotgun sequence, one genomic window encodes:
- the LOC131696442 gene encoding uncharacterized protein LOC131696442 encodes MEVVAPNDWQRIKYFIPHSCVVKPDSTSTKLRVVFDASAKTSNGYSLNDIQLSGSVIQRELFDLLLDFRCHDKVVTADIAKMYPQVNVHEDDSWFQCIVWRDNPSEAIQAYRLKTVTYGEAASSFLACRALHQVGEKIRLDQPEIAKIIQTCFYVDNLMMGGDSVEGLLKQRLAAEVELMKRGFPLRKWASNDPTIIQDVPSEDLEREIYIGDHDIIKTLGVAWSPREDTFRFLRDDRMVSKTTMTKRQLASEVLRLYDPLGMMQPVIITAKILLQSLWKSQLEWDDQIPAEIMHEWQQLKKTLPKLAELDFTRRAIPSNAVQLELHGFSDASVRAHGGAIYAYSIDSQGNKAMNLLCAKSRVAPIKDITLPRKEFIGAKLVAELMHRVIDIIPQHNIKVHYWCDSQVVLAWIHSDEQHEEIYVRNRV; translated from the coding sequence ATGGAAGTGGTAGCTCCCAACGACTGGCAGAGGATTAAGTACTTCATACCTCATTCTTGTGTAGTTAAACCCGACTCAACTTCGACTAAGCTGCGAGTAGTGTTTGACGCTAGCGCGAAAACATCAAACGGTTACTCACTAAACGACATTCAACTTAGTGGGTCTGTCATCCAGAGAGAGTTGTTTGACTTGCTTCTGGACTTCCGTTGTCATGACAAAGTAGTCACAGCCGACATAGCAAAAATGTATCCACAAGTTAACGTACACGAGGACGATTCGTGGTTCCAGTGCATTGTCTGGAGGGACAATCCTTCTGAAGCGATTCAAGCGTACCGTTTGAAGACGGTGACCTATGGCGAAGCAGCGTCATCATTCTTGGCATGCCGTGCCCTACATCAAGTCGGAGAAAAAATCCGACTGGATCAACCAGAgattgcgaaaatcatccaaacATGCTTCTACGTGGATAACCTCATGATGGGAGGAGATTCAGTAGAAGGACTACTGAAACAACGACTGGCAGCGGAAGTCGAGTTAATGAAACGAGGTTTCCCGCTTCGTAAGTGGGCGTCGAACGACCCCACTATCATACAAGATGTTCCTTCCGAAGATTTGGAAAGGGAAATATACATAGGGGATCATGATATCATCAAAACATTAGGAGTCGCATGGTCCCCACGAGAGGACACATTTCGGTTTCTGCGTGATGACCGGATGGTGTCAAAAACTACTATGACTAAAAGACAGCTGGCATCGGAGGTGCTCAGACTGTACGATCCGCTAGGTATGATGCAACCTGTTATCATAACTGCAAAAATACTGTTACAAAGCTTGTGGAAAAGCCAGCTCGAATGGGACGATCAAATCCCAGCGGAAATCATGCATGAATGGCAGCAGTTAAAGAAAACACTGCCAAAACTTGCGGAGTTAGATTTTACTCGTCGAGCCATCCCAAGCAACGCCGTGCAACTGGAATTACACGGGTTCTCGGACGCTTCTGTACGCGCTCACGGTGGCGCGATCTATGCGTACTCAATAGACTCTCAAGGCAACAAAGCAATGAATCTGCTCTGTGCCAAGTCAAGAGTAGCTCCAATAAAGGACATTACCTTACCACGAAAGGAATTCATCGGTGCTAAACTGGTAGCAGAGTTAATGCATCGGGTGATCGACATCATACCGCAACACAACATCAAAGTTCACTACTGGTGCGATTCGCAAGTAGTGCTGGCATGGATACATTCGGACGAACAGCATGAGGAAATCTATGTTCGAAATCGCGTGTAG